In Thioclava sp. GXIMD2076, one DNA window encodes the following:
- a CDS encoding universal stress protein gives MDKKIISFVDGSHYSASVCDYTAWAMARLGAPAELVHVLGRAPEPKEDLSGTIALGARSSLMEQLATIDAQRAKLVSQRGRAILEDAQARVIEAGGTGVTTQLRNGELLDAVTEREAEARVMIIGKRGDQADIAMDHLGSNLERAIRSSKVPVLVANRAFSPVAKVAIAYDGGVSAKRAMAVLATSPIFTDLEVQVVSVGEGAEAKAREGCAMLEGSGLKTRPVSIEGEPEKALVKHIESDGIDMIVMGAYGHSRIRSFIIGSTTTALIRACKVPVLLMR, from the coding sequence ATGGACAAAAAGATCATCTCTTTCGTCGACGGATCGCATTATTCCGCGAGCGTGTGCGACTATACCGCCTGGGCGATGGCGCGGCTGGGCGCACCGGCCGAGCTCGTTCATGTGCTAGGTCGTGCGCCCGAACCCAAGGAGGATCTGTCGGGGACGATCGCGCTTGGCGCGCGCTCGTCGCTGATGGAACAGCTGGCCACCATCGATGCACAGCGCGCCAAGCTTGTCTCGCAGCGGGGCCGTGCAATCCTCGAGGATGCACAGGCGCGGGTGATCGAGGCCGGTGGCACCGGAGTAACCACCCAGCTGCGCAATGGCGAGCTTCTGGATGCGGTGACCGAGCGCGAGGCGGAAGCCCGCGTCATGATCATCGGCAAACGCGGCGATCAGGCCGATATCGCGATGGACCATCTGGGCTCCAATCTCGAGCGGGCAATCCGCTCGAGCAAGGTGCCGGTGCTGGTAGCCAACCGTGCCTTTTCGCCGGTGGCCAAGGTGGCCATCGCCTATGATGGCGGGGTCTCGGCCAAGCGGGCGATGGCCGTGCTGGCCACCTCGCCGATCTTCACCGACCTGGAGGTGCAGGTGGTGTCGGTGGGCGAAGGGGCCGAGGCTAAAGCCCGCGAGGGCTGCGCGATGCTCGAAGGGTCGGGCCTGAAGACCCGTCCCGTGTCCATCGAGGGCGAGCCCGAGAAAGCGCTGGTGAAACATATCGAGAGTGACGGGATCGATATGATCGTGATGGGGGCCTACGGCCATTCGCGTATCCGCTCCTTCATCATCGGCTCGACCACCACCGCTTTGATCCGCGCCTGCAAGGTGCCGGTGCTGCTGATGCGCTAA
- a CDS encoding SulP family inorganic anion transporter — translation MNLDAYRKSWVGSLRADVLSGLVVALALIPEAIAFSIIAGVDPKVGLYASFSIAVITAIVGGRPGMISAATAATAVLMGSLVRDHGLEYLLAATVLAGLIQILIGVSRVSFVMRFVSKSVMTGFVNALAILIFMAQIPEMDPSRVPMFTFVVIAVALAIIYILPRFTKAVPSPLAAIVILTACSIGFGWDVRTVGDMGKLPDALPVFLLPDVPFNLETLKIIFPYALGVAVVGLLESLMTQNLINDLTDTKSSRNQECVGQGIANGITGFIGGMAGCAMIGQSMINIKSGGRGRLSTLVAGVMLLIFCVVLGPWVSQIPMGALVAIMIMVSIGTFSWSSIRDLATHPKTSSAVMLAVVVVVVATHNLAIGVLVGVLLSGCFFAAKIARQFHLTSELSSDGRVRTYRVHGQLFYGATEDFMAAFDFHETLDRVVIDVTDAKIWDLSAVSAVDMAVLKFRRDGAEVELVGMDRMSESLVGRLGQADKLGADAALSGH, via the coding sequence ATGAACCTTGATGCTTATCGCAAATCTTGGGTCGGCAGCTTGCGTGCAGACGTGCTGTCGGGCCTTGTTGTGGCGCTGGCGCTGATCCCCGAAGCCATCGCCTTTTCCATTATCGCCGGTGTGGACCCCAAAGTGGGTCTCTATGCCAGCTTCTCCATTGCCGTGATCACCGCCATCGTGGGCGGCCGTCCGGGGATGATCTCGGCGGCCACCGCCGCCACCGCCGTCCTGATGGGCAGCCTCGTACGCGACCACGGGCTGGAATATCTGCTGGCGGCTACCGTGCTGGCGGGTCTGATCCAGATCCTGATCGGCGTCAGCCGTGTGAGCTTCGTGATGCGATTTGTCTCGAAATCGGTGATGACCGGTTTTGTGAACGCGCTGGCGATCCTCATCTTCATGGCGCAGATCCCCGAGATGGATCCGTCGAGAGTGCCGATGTTCACCTTTGTGGTGATTGCGGTGGCCTTGGCGATCATCTACATCCTGCCGCGCTTCACCAAGGCGGTTCCCTCGCCGCTGGCGGCGATCGTGATCCTCACGGCCTGTTCCATCGGCTTCGGGTGGGATGTGCGCACCGTGGGCGATATGGGCAAGCTGCCCGATGCGCTGCCGGTCTTCCTGCTCCCCGATGTGCCGTTCAACCTCGAGACACTGAAGATCATCTTCCCCTATGCGCTGGGGGTGGCCGTGGTCGGGCTTCTGGAAAGCCTGATGACGCAGAATCTGATCAATGACCTGACGGATACGAAATCCTCGCGCAATCAGGAATGTGTGGGGCAGGGCATCGCCAACGGTATTACCGGTTTCATCGGTGGTATGGCAGGCTGTGCGATGATCGGCCAGTCGATGATCAATATCAAATCCGGCGGTCGCGGGCGTCTGTCGACGTTGGTGGCGGGCGTGATGCTGCTGATCTTCTGTGTAGTGCTGGGCCCGTGGGTCAGCCAGATCCCGATGGGGGCGCTGGTGGCGATCATGATCATGGTGTCGATCGGCACGTTCAGCTGGTCCTCGATCCGCGATCTGGCGACCCATCCCAAGACCTCGAGCGCGGTGATGCTGGCCGTGGTGGTTGTGGTTGTGGCGACCCATAACCTTGCCATCGGTGTGTTGGTGGGTGTGCTGCTATCGGGCTGCTTCTTTGCGGCCAAGATCGCGCGCCAGTTCCATCTGACATCCGAGCTGTCGTCCGACGGGCGCGTGCGCACCTATCGGGTGCACGGGCAGCTCTTCTATGGTGCCACGGAAGATTTCATGGCAGCCTTCGATTTCCACGAGACGCTGGATCGGGTGGTGATCGATGTGACCGATGCCAAGATCTGGGATCTTTCGGCGGTTTCTGCTGTTGATATGGCGGTGCTGAAATTCCGCCGTGACGGGGCGGAGGTCGAGCTGGTCGGGATGGACCGGATGTCGGAGAGCCTTGTCGGGCGTCTGGGGCAGGCCGATAAACTCGGTGCCGATGCGGCGCTTTCGGGCCATTAA
- a CDS encoding YihY/virulence factor BrkB family protein, with amino-acid sequence MAVISPHILSLSWRFTAQLVGRLANANIGLIAAGVAFYAMFAVFPGVSATIAIWTAFADANTIRTYLAVADNFIPPQAWNLLYAQIQSWLISTNSSIGWGTIVSLAITLFSARAGVGALVLGLNVIHGVKPRNTIWSLFFAYFMTMALVAVMIVALATIVAVPVFLNVLPFHSNPALMALTNLMLSGLPWAAMFLLMLTVLGILYRYGPRKMGRPREKLFTLGAVIATLVWGAASYGLTFYLSNFASYSKLYGSIGAVIALLLWLYLSAFAILFGAAFNAELRKERTGSTKPLPEQTE; translated from the coding sequence GTGGCCGTCATTTCCCCCCATATCCTGAGCCTTTCGTGGAGATTCACGGCACAGCTGGTCGGACGACTGGCAAATGCCAATATCGGGCTGATCGCGGCGGGCGTGGCCTTCTATGCGATGTTCGCAGTCTTTCCGGGTGTGTCGGCCACCATTGCGATCTGGACCGCCTTCGCCGATGCCAACACCATCCGCACCTATCTGGCGGTGGCCGATAATTTCATTCCGCCGCAGGCATGGAACCTGCTTTACGCACAAATCCAGAGCTGGCTGATCTCGACCAATTCCTCCATCGGCTGGGGCACGATCGTCTCACTGGCCATCACGCTGTTTTCGGCACGCGCAGGCGTGGGCGCATTGGTGCTCGGACTGAACGTGATCCACGGGGTAAAGCCGCGCAATACGATCTGGAGCCTGTTCTTCGCCTATTTCATGACGATGGCGCTGGTCGCGGTGATGATCGTGGCGCTGGCCACCATTGTGGCCGTGCCGGTCTTTCTCAACGTCCTGCCCTTCCACAGCAATCCGGCGCTGATGGCGCTGACCAACCTGATGCTCTCCGGCTTGCCCTGGGCTGCGATGTTCCTTCTGATGCTGACGGTGCTGGGCATTCTTTACCGCTACGGCCCGCGCAAAATGGGCCGCCCGCGCGAGAAGCTGTTTACGCTGGGCGCGGTGATCGCCACGCTGGTCTGGGGAGCGGCCAGCTACGGGCTGACCTTCTATCTCAGCAATTTCGCCAGCTATTCCAAACTGTATGGCTCCATTGGGGCGGTCATTGCGCTTTTGCTGTGGCTCTATCTCTCGGCCTTCGCGATCCTGTTCGGCGCCGCCTTCAATGCCGAATTGCGCAAGGAGCGCACCGGCTCTACCAAACCGCTACCCGAACAGACGGAATGA
- a CDS encoding translocation/assembly module TamB domain-containing protein, whose amino-acid sequence MMKKLAIALVALWPLTGFAQETTTTQSADGQSTTTQTEDGTTVKTTGSDTSDESKRDRSYLTGLIEDKLSGEGRTIRLDGFKGALSSRATFDKLTISDDQGPWLVINNAGLSWNRSAILRGNIDIKELSASSIELTRLPAAQEGVEVPDAEAKPFSLPDLPVSLNVDKLDVGEVKLGEAILGEPITFKVNGSLGLADGSGKAKLVVDRTDDVEGQFSLNAAYSNDDQTLSLDLLTKEGKGGLVSKKLGLPGAPAVTLAVSGDGPLSDFSADMALSTDGQQRLTGKVVLGQTQGEDGTDKTFKATLSGDVTPMLEPEYHDFFGKNISLDVEGVSKASGETDINQLSLDAQAVDVKGSLALAAGGLPDRFDLDLNLGLDTGEPVVLPVTGAQTTLQDASLKLSYDKADGDNWTLTGIVDALKSPTVSLDKVNLDGAGTITQDADAPAVAGNVTFDTQGIAMGDPALAEAVGPALTGRTDFAWTKGSPIKLTTLRVAGRDYGLEGDVSFENPTEGLVITTDAQIRHDNLARLAQISGRDLSGSILGAVKGSFTVLSGAFDADVDVTGQDIAIGQPQADAALAGQSKIVISAKRDENGLVLRNFSADAKALTAKASGSLATGNADVTATASANLNVLGAGYGGAVDLNAHYTEGGEGRRVVLNATGNGVAVGQPQLNKFLQGKTVIDLNALEKDGDISLDQFNISNPNLKATGSGALKDGQGQIDLNLTSDLSGLGAPYRGKITADAAVKERADGRLITLKANAANVAVGQSQADKLLAGNSALELAVLQNGTDIELQKFTLSNPQLSADASGTVTSGARKIDLNARLANTALLAPGFPGPLTVKGQVTDNGSQYGVNISANGPGNTDATVTGTLASDFGTANLAVKGGTQSALANAFISPRSVEGPLRFDLDLNGPLALNSLSGTVSGQGLRFSAPTLSLALEGINVDAQLGNGRVNLTTSANFQEGGTVKVSGPITLSAPYNSDLTIALDRARFRDPNLYDTRVTGQLGINGALTGGAKIAGKLALSDTEIRVPSTGLGGVESIPDITHVAESAASRATRAKAGVLETESESSGGSSVAFPLDITISAPNQLFVRGRGLDAELGGQLRITGTTANVIPIGSFELVRGRLDVLNQRFTLDNGSIALQGEFVPYIDFSATTTKNDYAITLGISGEATSPDLDVTSSPELPQEEVLAQLLFGQGLNNISALQAAELASAVATLAGRNDNGIMSKLRNSTGLDDLDVGTDSDGNATVTAGKYISDKIYTDVELGSSGQTEINLNLDLTKTITAKGSVGSDGDSGIGVYLEKDY is encoded by the coding sequence ATGATGAAGAAACTTGCAATCGCACTGGTCGCGCTCTGGCCGCTTACGGGCTTTGCGCAGGAGACGACGACCACCCAATCGGCGGATGGTCAGTCCACGACCACCCAGACCGAGGATGGCACCACCGTCAAGACCACCGGTAGTGACACGTCTGATGAGTCCAAGCGTGACCGCTCCTATCTGACCGGCCTGATCGAGGACAAGCTCTCGGGCGAGGGGCGCACGATCCGTCTGGACGGGTTCAAGGGGGCACTGTCCTCGCGCGCGACTTTCGACAAGCTGACGATTTCCGATGATCAGGGGCCGTGGCTCGTGATTAACAATGCGGGGCTTTCGTGGAACCGCTCGGCCATTCTGCGCGGCAATATCGACATCAAGGAGCTTTCGGCCAGCTCGATCGAGCTGACCCGCCTGCCTGCGGCGCAGGAAGGCGTCGAGGTGCCCGATGCCGAGGCCAAGCCCTTCTCGCTGCCCGATCTTCCGGTGTCGCTGAATGTCGACAAGCTGGATGTGGGCGAGGTGAAGCTGGGCGAGGCGATTCTGGGCGAGCCGATCACCTTCAAGGTCAACGGATCGCTCGGGCTCGCGGATGGCTCCGGCAAGGCCAAGCTGGTGGTGGACCGCACCGATGATGTCGAGGGCCAGTTCTCGCTCAATGCCGCCTATTCGAATGATGACCAGACCCTGTCGCTGGACCTCCTGACCAAGGAAGGCAAGGGCGGGCTCGTGTCGAAGAAACTGGGCCTGCCGGGCGCGCCTGCGGTGACGCTGGCGGTGTCGGGTGATGGTCCGCTGAGCGATTTCTCGGCCGATATGGCGCTCTCGACCGATGGTCAGCAGCGTCTGACGGGCAAGGTGGTGCTGGGCCAGACCCAAGGCGAGGACGGCACCGACAAGACCTTCAAGGCGACTCTGTCGGGCGATGTGACCCCGATGCTGGAGCCCGAATATCACGACTTCTTCGGCAAGAATATCTCGCTGGATGTGGAGGGCGTGTCCAAGGCTTCGGGCGAGACCGATATCAACCAGCTCTCGCTCGATGCGCAGGCCGTGGATGTGAAGGGCTCGCTGGCGCTGGCGGCGGGTGGCTTGCCGGACCGCTTCGATCTGGATCTCAATCTGGGGCTCGATACCGGCGAGCCGGTCGTGCTGCCTGTGACAGGGGCCCAGACCACGCTGCAGGATGCCTCGCTGAAACTCAGCTATGACAAGGCCGATGGCGATAACTGGACGCTGACGGGGATTGTCGATGCGCTGAAAAGCCCGACCGTCTCTCTGGACAAGGTGAATCTGGATGGCGCGGGCACGATCACGCAGGATGCCGATGCACCGGCTGTGGCGGGCAATGTGACCTTTGACACGCAGGGCATCGCGATGGGCGATCCGGCGCTGGCCGAGGCTGTGGGACCTGCTCTGACGGGGCGCACCGATTTTGCATGGACCAAGGGCAGTCCGATCAAGCTGACCACCCTGCGGGTGGCGGGGCGCGATTACGGGCTGGAAGGGGATGTCTCCTTCGAGAACCCGACCGAAGGTCTGGTGATCACCACCGATGCACAGATCCGCCATGACAATCTGGCGCGTTTGGCGCAGATTTCGGGGCGCGATCTCTCGGGCTCGATCCTTGGTGCGGTGAAGGGCAGCTTTACGGTGCTTAGCGGCGCCTTTGACGCCGATGTGGATGTGACGGGACAGGATATCGCCATTGGTCAGCCGCAGGCGGATGCAGCCCTTGCGGGCCAGTCGAAGATCGTGATCTCGGCCAAGCGTGACGAGAACGGTCTCGTGCTGCGCAATTTCTCGGCGGATGCCAAGGCGCTGACGGCCAAGGCCTCGGGGTCGCTTGCCACCGGCAATGCGGATGTAACGGCCACGGCTTCGGCCAATCTGAACGTGCTGGGCGCGGGCTATGGTGGTGCGGTCGATCTGAACGCGCATTATACCGAAGGCGGAGAGGGCCGCCGCGTGGTGCTTAATGCCACCGGCAACGGCGTGGCCGTGGGCCAGCCGCAGCTGAACAAATTCCTGCAGGGCAAAACGGTAATCGACCTGAATGCGCTGGAGAAAGACGGCGACATCTCGCTCGACCAGTTCAATATCTCGAACCCCAATCTGAAGGCCACGGGCTCCGGCGCGCTGAAGGACGGGCAAGGACAGATCGATCTGAACCTGACGAGCGATCTGTCGGGCTTGGGGGCGCCTTACCGCGGCAAGATCACCGCCGATGCAGCGGTGAAGGAGCGCGCGGATGGCCGCCTGATCACGCTCAAGGCCAATGCCGCCAATGTGGCGGTGGGTCAGTCTCAGGCCGATAAGCTTCTGGCGGGCAATTCCGCGCTGGAACTGGCGGTCCTGCAGAACGGCACGGATATCGAGCTGCAGAAATTCACCCTTTCGAACCCGCAGCTGAGCGCCGATGCCAGCGGCACGGTGACCTCGGGCGCGCGCAAGATCGATCTGAATGCGCGGCTGGCCAATACCGCCCTTCTGGCACCGGGTTTCCCCGGTCCACTGACGGTGAAGGGGCAGGTGACCGATAATGGCAGCCAGTATGGTGTGAATATCTCGGCGAATGGACCGGGCAACACCGATGCCACGGTCACCGGCACGCTGGCGTCCGATTTCGGCACGGCCAATCTGGCGGTGAAGGGCGGCACGCAATCGGCGCTGGCCAATGCGTTTATCTCGCCGCGCTCGGTCGAGGGGCCGCTGCGCTTCGATCTGGACCTGAACGGGCCACTGGCGCTCAATTCGCTGTCGGGCACCGTCTCGGGGCAGGGGCTGCGGTTCAGTGCGCCGACGCTGTCGCTGGCGCTGGAAGGGATCAATGTGGATGCCCAGCTGGGCAATGGCCGCGTAAACCTGACCACCAGCGCCAATTTCCAGGAAGGTGGCACGGTGAAAGTGTCGGGCCCGATCACGCTTTCGGCGCCCTATAATAGCGATCTGACCATTGCGCTGGACCGCGCGCGCTTCCGTGACCCGAACCTCTATGACACCCGTGTCACGGGGCAGCTGGGGATCAATGGCGCGCTGACCGGCGGGGCGAAGATCGCGGGCAAGCTCGCGCTCTCGGATACCGAGATCCGCGTGCCCTCGACCGGCCTTGGCGGGGTGGAATCCATTCCCGATATCACCCATGTGGCGGAATCCGCGGCCTCGCGCGCCACGCGGGCCAAGGCGGGTGTGCTCGAGACCGAAAGCGAGAGCTCGGGAGGGTCTTCGGTGGCCTTCCCGCTCGATATTACCATCTCGGCGCCCAACCAGCTGTTCGTGCGCGGACGCGGGCTCGATGCCGAACTGGGTGGCCAGCTGCGGATTACCGGCACCACGGCCAATGTTATCCCGATCGGCAGTTTCGAGCTGGTGCGCGGGCGGCTTGATGTGCTCAATCAGCGCTTCACGCTCGATAACGGCTCCATCGCGCTGCAGGGCGAGTTTGTGCCCTATATCGATTTCTCGGCGACCACGACGAAGAATGACTACGCGATCACGCTGGGGATCTCGGGGGAGGCGACCTCGCCCGATCTGGATGTGACCTCTTCGCCGGAGCTGCCGCAGGAAGAGGTGCTGGCACAGCTGCTGTTCGGGCAGGGGCTGAACAATATCTCGGCGCTGCAGGCGGCAGAGCTTGCGTCCGCTGTGGCGACGCTGGCCGGACGCAACGATAACGGGATCATGTCCAAGCTGCGCAATAGCACGGGGCTCGATGATCTGGATGTCGGCACCGATAGCGATGGCAATGCCACCGTGACCGCCGGCAAATATATCTCGGACAAGATCTACACCGATGTCGAGCTGGGCTCTTCGGGCCAGACCGAGATCAATCTCAATCTCGATCTGACCAAAACCATCACGGCCAAAGGTTCGGTCGGGTCGGATGGCGATAGCGGGATCGGCGTCTATCTGGAGAAAGACTACTGA